Within the Burkholderia ubonensis genome, the region GCCGCGCGCGCCATTGCCTCCTCATGGTGCATCAGGTTCATCGCCGTGTGCACGAGCGCGACGTGCGAAAACGCCTGCGGGAAGTTGCCGACGAGGCGGCCCGCAACCGGGTCGTACTCCTCGGCGAGCAGCCCGAGGTCGTTCGACAGCGACAGCAGCCGGCGGAACAGGCGATGCGCTTCGTCGATCCGGCCGAGCAGCGCGTACGCGTCGACGAGCCAGAAACTGCACGCGAGAAACGTGCCTTCGCCGGGCGGCAGGCCGTCGTCGTATTCGCTCGTGCGGTAGCGCAGCACGAGGCCGTCGTGCAGCAGTTCGCGTTCGATCGCGTCGATCGTGCCGACGATGCGCGGGTCGTCCGGCGGCAGGAAGCCGAGCTGCGGCAGCAGCAGCACGCTCGCGTCGAGCTCGTCGCTGCCGTAGCTCTGCGTGAATGCCTGCTTGTCCGCATGCCACGCGTTCGCGCAGACGTCCGCGTGGATCTGTTCGCGCAGGCCGCGCCAGCGCTCGAGCGCGCCGGGCAGGCGGAACATTTCCGCAGACTTGATCGCGCGGTCGAACGCGACCCACGCCATCACCTTCGAGAACGTGAAGTGGCGGCGGCCGCCGCGCGTTTCCCAGACGCCTTCGTCGGGCTGCCGCCAGATTTTCTCGAGATGGTCGAGCAGCGTGCACTGCACCGACCATACGGTGTCGTCGGCCTGCAGGCCGCCCACGCGCGCAAGGTGCAGCGCCGCCATCACTTCGCCGAACACGTCGAGCTGCAACTGGTTCGCGGCACCGTTGCCGACCCGCACGGGCTTCGAATCCTGGTATCCGGGCAGCCAGTCGAGCTCCATTTCCGGCAGCCGGCGCTCGCCCGCGATCCCGTACATGATCTGGATCTGCTCGGGCGAGCCGGCCATCACGCGGCCGAGCCATGCGCGCCATGCGCGCGCCTCGTCGTAGTGGCCGCCGCGCATCAGCGCGAGCAGCGTGATCGTCGCGTCGCGCAGCCAGCAGTAGCGGTAATCCCAGTTGCGGGTGCCGCCGAGGTGCTCGGGCAGCGACGTGGTGGGCGCCGCGACGATGCCGCCCGTCGGCTCGTACGCGAGCGCCTTCAGCGTGATCAGCGAGCGGCGCACCGCGGCCTCGTAGCGGCCGTGCACCTGGCAGCGCCCCGACCATTCGAGCCAGTAGTTCTCGGTGCGCGCGAGCATCGACAGCGGGTCGCGCGCGGGCGGCAGCCGCAGGTGCGACGGCGCGTAGCCGAGCGAGAACGGCACGCGTTCGTCGGCGCTCACCGTGAATTCGGCGAGCGTGTGCAGGTTCTTGCCGGTGAGCGGCACCCTCGTGCGCAGCACGACGGTGTCGGGCCCCGCAATCGCCTTCACGCCGTCCTCGCGCGACAACTGCGTGACCCACGGAATCGAGAAGCCGTAGTCGAAGCGCAACACGAGCTCCATGCGCATCTTCATCGTGCCGTGCCGGCCGACGACGATCCGCACCAGCTCCGACCAGCCGTTGCCGGGCGGCATGAAATCGATCACGGTGACGGCGCCGTCGGCGCTTTCGTAATCGGTTTCGAGTATCAGCGTGTCGCCGCGATAGCGGCGCGTCGTGTGCGTGATCGCGGCGTCGGCGGCCGGCGCGAGCAGCCAGCGGCCGTGCTCGGGCGTGCCGACGAGGGCCGCGAAACAGGCGCCCGAATCGAAGCGGGGCCAGCACAGCCAGTCGACGGAGCCGTCTTTTTCGCGATCAGCGCGGCCGTGTGGCCGTCGCCGACGAGGGCGTAGTCTTCGATCAGGGCGGGCATGGGCGGCGATCCTTGTTACGCGTTCACTATCCGGACGGCGGCAGCCGGGCTTCACGTCCCGGCTTCGCGCCCCGTATACTCGGCCGGGCGACGGAGCGCGCAACGGCCGGCGTTTCGTCACATATCAACACTTGACGCGGCTCGATGCAAGGAGGATTCAATGCCCAACCGTTTACGCGCACGTGACGCGCGCGCTTCGACCCGAGGGTTTCCGCTTAGGCTCGCGCACTGGATGAAAGGTTTCGCGATCGTGCTTTCCTTATCCGCGACCCATGCGTTCGCGCAACAGTCCTCCGCGACGGCGCCCGCGGACGGCGTCTACAACCTGCTGGTCGGCACCTACACGGACGGCGGCAGCGACGGGATCTACGTGTACCGCTTCGACACGAAGACGGGCAGCGTCGCGCCGGTGTCGTCGACGAAGACCGTCAATCCGTCGTACCTGTTGCCGAGCCGCGACGGCCGCACCGTGTACGCGGTCAACGAGTTGCCCGGCGACAACGGTCCGGCCGACCAGCGCGGCGGCATCAGCGCGTTCCGCTTCGACGCGAAGACGGGCGCGCTGACGTTCATCGGCCGCGTGTCGTCGGAAGGGAACGATCCGTGCTACCTGAGCCTGTCGCCGGACGGCAAGTACCTCGTGACCGCGAACTACTCGGTCGCGGCAAACCCGGGCGGCAGCTTCGCGGTGTTTCCGCTGCGCGAGGACGGCGCGGTGAGCGAGGCCGCGCTGACCGTGCATCACGCAGGCAGCGGGCCCGTGAAGGGGCGCCAGGACGGCGCGCACGCGCACTCGGCGGTGTTCTCGCCGGACGGCCGCACCCTGTTCGTGCAGGATCTCGGCGCGGACAAGATCTTCGGCTATCGCTACACGGTCGACGGCAGCCGCGGCCTGATCAGCCCGACCGACACGCGCTACACGCCCGTGAAGGCGGGGTCGGGCCCGCGCCACATGGTGTTCGGCGCGAACGGCCGCTACGCGTACGTGACGAGCGAGCTGACCGCCGCGGTCGAGGTGTTCGGCCACCAGGACGGCAAGCTGACGCCGGTCCAGACCGTGCCGATGGCCGCGCCCGGCTTCAAGGGCAAGGTCGGCGGCGCGGCGATCCACCTGTCGCCGGACGGCCGCTTCCTGTACGCGAGCAATCGCGGCGACGCGAACGAGATCGTCATCTACGCGGTGAACCCGGCCGACGGGCGCCTGAAGACGGTCGGCCGGCAGTCGAGCCTCGGCAGGACGCCGCGCGAGTTCCTGATCGACCCGACCGGCAAGTGGCTGATCGTCGGCAACCAGGACAGCGACACGTTCTACGTGTTCAGGCGCGACGCCGAAACCGGCAAGCTCGACGCGAACCCGCAGAAGGTCGCGGTCGGCAAGCCGGTCGATTTCAAGCTCGTTCCGGCGCTGTAAGACGCTTTACGCCGTAGATGCACGAAGGGCGCTGCCGATGCAGCGCCCTTCGTGCTTGTGCGGGAGGCGGAGCGCGTCGCTTATTCCGCGGCGGCCGGCACCAGCACCTCGCGGCTGCCGTTGATGCCCATCGGCGACACGAGCCCGGCCGCTTCCATCTGCTCGACGAGGCGCGCGGCGCGGTTGTAGCCGATGCGCAGCTGCCGCTGCACCGACGAGATCGACGCGCGGCGCGTGCGCACGACGAACGCAACCGCCTCGTCGTACAGCGGGTCTGCTTCCGCGTCCGGCGCGTCGCCGAACAGGTCCTGCGCCGCGCCTTCCGACGCCGGGCCGTCGAGAATCCCTTCCTCGTACTGCGGCTCGCCGAACTGCTTCAGGTACTCGACGATCCGGTGCACTTCCTCGTCGGCGACGAACGCGCCGTGCACGCGCTGCGGGTAGCCGGTGCCCGGCGGCAGGAACAGCATGTCGCCCTGGCCGAGCAGCGACTCGGCGCCCATCTGGTCGAGGATCGTGCGCGAGTCGATCTTCGACGACACCTGGAACGCGACCCGGGTCGGGATGTTCGCCTTGATGAGGCCGGTGATCACGTCGACCGACGGACGCTGCGTCGCGAGGATCAGGTGGATGCCGGCCGCGCGCGCCTTCTGCGCGAGGCGGGCGATCAGCTCCTCGATCTTCTTGCCGGCCACCATCATCAGGTCGGCGAGCTCGTCGATCACGACGACGATCAGCGGCAGCGTCGACAGCGGCTCGGGATCTTCCGGCGTCAGCGAGAACGGGTTGCCGATCTTCTTTTCCTTCGCCTCGGCGTCGCGGATCTTCTGGTTGAAGCCGGCGAGGTTGCGCACGCCGACGGCCGACATCAGCCGGTAGCGCTTCTCCATCTCGCCGACGCACCAGGTGAGCGCGTTCGCGGCGAGCTTCATGTCGGTGACGACCGGCGCGAGCAGGTGCGGGATGCCTTCGTAGACCGACAGCTCGAGCATCTTCGGGTCGATCATGATGAGCCGCACGTCCTCGGGCGTCGCCTTGTACAGCAGCGACAGGATCATCGCGTTGATCGCGACCGACTTGCCCGAGCCCGTCGTGCCCGCGACGAGCATGTGCGGCGCCTTCGCGAGATCGGTGACGACCGGATGGCCGGTGATGTCCTTGCCCATCGCGATCGTGAGCTGCGACGTCGAGTGCTGGTACTGGCGCGACGCGAGGATTTCCGACAGGCGGATCATCTGGCGTTTCGCGTTCGGCAGTTCGAGGCCCATGCAGGTCTTGCCGGGGATCGTCTCGACGACGCGGATCGACGTGAGGCCGAGCCCGCGCGACAGGTCCTTCATCAGGCCGACGATCTGGCTGCCGCGCACGCCGAGCGCGGGTTCGATCTCGAAGCGCGTGATCACCGGGCCGGCCGACGCGCCGACGACCGTCACCGGCACCTTGAATTCCTGCAGGCGCTGCTCGATCACCTGGCCGGTCTGGGCGAGCTGTTCCTCGGAGATCGTCTGGACGTCGTCCGATGCCGGTTCGAGCAGGTCGAGCGTCGGCAGCTCGACGCTGAACGTGGCCGGCGCGTGGAATTCGAATGCGTTCGGCCGCGGCGGGCGGGTTGGGGTGGTCGCGGCTTCCGCTTCGGCGTCGGGTGGCGTGGCCGGTTCCGCGGGGGCGGCGTTTGCGGCGGACGATGCGGGTGCGTCGGTCGGTGCTACGGCTTGGGCGAAGGTGACGGTGGCCGGTGTGGGCACTGCTGCCATTGCCGTAGCAGCGGCAGGCTCGGCGGCCGCCGCCGCGGGCGAGGTGCCGGCCAGCATGGCGCCGGGGAGCGATGCAGCGGTGAGCGTCGGCAGTGCGGCGCCGACGGGCGCGGCCGTCGATGTCGCGATCGTTGCTGCGGGCATCGGGTTGGTCGGCGACGAAGTAGCGGGCGCCGGCGTGCCGGTGTACGACTGGGCCTGCTGCGCGGGCGTGGACGCGATCACGCGATCCGGAGCCGCAGCGTCGAGCGGCGCGTGGGAAACGGTGAAGGATGACGTGGGCGCTGCTGCCTGAGTCGAGGACGGCGGTGCCGCGAATGGCGCAATCGCTGCGGTCGGCGTCATAGATGTCATTGACGCGGGCGTACCGCTCGCCGTCGACGTGCCGCCAAATGCAGCGGTCGACCCGAACGTGGGCGTGGCCGTACCGACGGCAGCAAGTGCGCCCGCAGACGGAGCCGGCGCGATGCTGGCGGTTGGCGCTTGCGTTGCATGTGTCTGCGTGGCGGACTCGGCCGGTGTATCGACCGCCGGCGCGTCTGGCGTGCGGCTCGCGTGGGATGCCGACTCCGTGGCCGATGCAGGCGACGCGCCGGTGGCTGCGCGCTCCGTCGACATGGAGAACGATGCCGTCGTTTGCGTCACGGGAACGTTTGCCGTCGGATGCGAGGCGGTCGAGCCGAGGGCGGCGGGGAGCGATGCGGTTGCAACGGCCGACATCGGCTCGGCGGCGCGCATCGCCGACTGCGCCGACGCATCGATCGAAGGTGCGCGGGCAGGCGTCGCCGGTGCGATCGGCGATGCGAACGCGCGCGCCGCGGAAGCGGCGGTGTCGCTAGTCGTTGCCGTGGCGGGCGGGGCAGTCGAGACGGTCGATGCGGTGTTGGGCGTGTGGCTGCCGGGTTCGTACGGGCTTCCGGGCATGCTGGCGCGTGCCGGGGATGCTGCGGACGGTATCGGCGACGCGGGCGTTGCAAACGATGCGGGCAGACTCGGCGCGACGGGCGCTTCCGAGGACACTGCCGATGCAGGCGATGCCGATGCGGCCATCGCCGCGGCCGATTCCAGCGACGCTGACGGGCTCGGCGCGATGGGCGCTTGCGACGACGCTGCCGCTGCAGGCGACGCCGACGCCGCAGGTGCCGCGGGCGTTGCAAACGATGCGGGCAGACTCGGCGCGACGGGCGCTTGCAACGACGCAGCCGCTGCAGGCGACGCCGACGCGTCCGCAGTCGGCGAAGCCGGCATAGATGCGTTCAGCGCTCCGTGCGCAATTTGTTTCGCGGGTTCGGGCGTCCCTGCCATACCGTCGTTCGCGTCGACGAATCGGGCGATATCGGCGCTAACCGCTGGTTGCGCGAGGGCCCCGTCGCTGCTGCCAGCGCCCGCGCGGTCGACGTCACGACCCGACGCATTCGCCGACGGCGTACCGGCGATCGAACCAGCTCCGTCGACATCGCGAGTCGCCATCCCTTCCTGCACCTGGCGTGCCGAAATCGGTTGCGACTGCGACGTATCCAATGCGGAACTGGGCGTGTCGACGACGTCTTCCCAGGGCGCAACGTCGATCGGTGCATGGGATTCCGGCGCGGCAGCGCCGTTGACGGCATGTTCGCGTTCGCTGCCCGGACGGTCTGCGTGCGCGTGCGTTTCGACGCCGGGCGCTTTCGGCGCGTCCTGCGCTGGCTGATCGACGAGCCAGGAGCTGATGTCCACGATGGGAGCGTGCGCGCCTGAGCCTAATGGCATGAACGCATCCAGCACGATCGGTTCGCTGTCGGCGGAAGCAGCGGAAGCACCGGGAGCCGATGTGGACGCAGATGCGGTTGCGAGCGCATCCGCCCGTCCGACGTCGTGCGGGGCGACCGGATGCCCATCCGAAGCGAGGGCGCCCGACGCGGCAACGGAGGCCGACTCGGACGCAACCACGCCGCCTGCCACACCAACCGCACCAACCGCCGCGGCGGTCGCTTCGCTCGCCGAACTGCCAGCCGCTGCTGCCGTACCCGCCGCATTCCCCGGCCGCACCCCATCCAGCGCCGCCCACTGCGCGGTGCTGGCTTCGATCGAGCGCAGCGTGTCGTGAACGCTCGGCGCCGGCGTGATCGGTTCTGCGGGCTGCTGCACCCACGCGTAAAGCGGTGCGCGGGCGGGCGTCGGCGGCGCGGGGCGGCGCCGTGCCGGGTCAGCAGCCGGGCCGGCGGCGGCTCCCGTCGCCGGACGTGCGGCCGTGCGCGGCGGCGTCGCACCAACCGGGCGCGGCGCGACCGTGGCGCGCGGCGCGCTCGGCTGCTTCGACGCCGCCACGGCTGCCGTCGCGGCTGCAGCGGCTGCCGGCCGAGCGGCGGTCGGTTGCGGTCGAACCGGCTGGAACCCGGCCGGCAGCGGCGCCGGATTCGGGCGCGGCCCCTGCGCGTTCGCGGCGGCGCGCGCGAGGCTGGCG harbors:
- a CDS encoding lactonase family protein, translating into MPNRLRARDARASTRGFPLRLAHWMKGFAIVLSLSATHAFAQQSSATAPADGVYNLLVGTYTDGGSDGIYVYRFDTKTGSVAPVSSTKTVNPSYLLPSRDGRTVYAVNELPGDNGPADQRGGISAFRFDAKTGALTFIGRVSSEGNDPCYLSLSPDGKYLVTANYSVAANPGGSFAVFPLREDGAVSEAALTVHHAGSGPVKGRQDGAHAHSAVFSPDGRTLFVQDLGADKIFGYRYTVDGSRGLISPTDTRYTPVKAGSGPRHMVFGANGRYAYVTSELTAAVEVFGHQDGKLTPVQTVPMAAPGFKGKVGGAAIHLSPDGRFLYASNRGDANEIVIYAVNPADGRLKTVGRQSSLGRTPREFLIDPTGKWLIVGNQDSDTFYVFRRDAETGKLDANPQKVAVGKPVDFKLVPAL
- a CDS encoding FtsK/SpoIIIE family DNA translocase, translated to MHTVVLGWFGVSAVWFIPLIWRLAKAMLPGSGGLAGHGSIRLWLGFACVFVASCTLTSPLSGADANLLGHALSAGFERVLGHIGTPLAMVVLFFAGLPWLTGIGWQRVAAWLDTSFGLRLSRNGDDDARGVADLPRSALHRDDDIVQPTTAHTVNSMAPRQNGRFSRPTLWKPDPQARPKPRNKAAARPLAEPVAPSGWLKPTPAKRMPAPPVPATPSAMPPPTTGSTASLARAAANAQGPRPNPAPLPAGFQPVRPQPTAARPAAAAAATAAVAASKQPSAPRATVAPRPVGATPPRTAARPATGAAAGPAADPARRRPAPPTPARAPLYAWVQQPAEPITPAPSVHDTLRSIEASTAQWAALDGVRPGNAAGTAAAAGSSASEATAAAVGAVGVAGGVVASESASVAASGALASDGHPVAPHDVGRADALATASASTSAPGASAASADSEPIVLDAFMPLGSGAHAPIVDISSWLVDQPAQDAPKAPGVETHAHADRPGSEREHAVNGAAAPESHAPIDVAPWEDVVDTPSSALDTSQSQPISARQVQEGMATRDVDGAGSIAGTPSANASGRDVDRAGAGSSDGALAQPAVSADIARFVDANDGMAGTPEPAKQIAHGALNASMPASPTADASASPAAAASLQAPVAPSLPASFATPAAPAASASPAAAASSQAPIAPSPSASLESAAAMAASASPASAVSSEAPVAPSLPASFATPASPIPSAASPARASMPGSPYEPGSHTPNTASTVSTAPPATATTSDTAASAARAFASPIAPATPARAPSIDASAQSAMRAAEPMSAVATASLPAALGSTASHPTANVPVTQTTASFSMSTERAATGASPASATESASHASRTPDAPAVDTPAESATQTHATQAPTASIAPAPSAGALAAVGTATPTFGSTAAFGGTSTASGTPASMTSMTPTAAIAPFAAPPSSTQAAAPTSSFTVSHAPLDAAAPDRVIASTPAQQAQSYTGTPAPATSSPTNPMPAATIATSTAAPVGAALPTLTAASLPGAMLAGTSPAAAAAEPAAATAMAAVPTPATVTFAQAVAPTDAPASSAANAAPAEPATPPDAEAEAATTPTRPPRPNAFEFHAPATFSVELPTLDLLEPASDDVQTISEEQLAQTGQVIEQRLQEFKVPVTVVGASAGPVITRFEIEPALGVRGSQIVGLMKDLSRGLGLTSIRVVETIPGKTCMGLELPNAKRQMIRLSEILASRQYQHSTSQLTIAMGKDITGHPVVTDLAKAPHMLVAGTTGSGKSVAINAMILSLLYKATPEDVRLIMIDPKMLELSVYEGIPHLLAPVVTDMKLAANALTWCVGEMEKRYRLMSAVGVRNLAGFNQKIRDAEAKEKKIGNPFSLTPEDPEPLSTLPLIVVVIDELADLMMVAGKKIEELIARLAQKARAAGIHLILATQRPSVDVITGLIKANIPTRVAFQVSSKIDSRTILDQMGAESLLGQGDMLFLPPGTGYPQRVHGAFVADEEVHRIVEYLKQFGEPQYEEGILDGPASEGAAQDLFGDAPDAEADPLYDEAVAFVVRTRRASISSVQRQLRIGYNRAARLVEQMEAAGLVSPMGINGSREVLVPAAAE